A single Desulfovibrio piger DNA region contains:
- a CDS encoding phosphatidylserine decarboxylase family protein, whose product MKHPQIGICREGFPFLALVAFSALLFALLGLWFPALAFLLVLWLSSHFFRDPDRVCPQERHCALSPADGRIVRIEQVGEPFTGERRTCISIFMNLFDVHVNRMPVDATIKDIRYYPGKFFNASLDKASRDNERCAYALKADDGDFVMVQIAGLIARRIVSYAEIGGMGKKGERIGMIKFGSRVDLYLPPDYMPRVAVGQKVFAGQSIVAARRQSCSALPSEDSERHPSPESLSAE is encoded by the coding sequence ATGAAACATCCCCAAATCGGCATATGCAGGGAAGGTTTCCCGTTCCTCGCCCTTGTCGCGTTCAGCGCGCTCCTGTTCGCCCTCCTGGGGCTCTGGTTCCCGGCCCTGGCCTTTTTGCTCGTGCTCTGGCTGTCCAGCCATTTTTTCCGTGATCCCGACCGGGTATGCCCGCAGGAAAGACATTGTGCCCTCAGTCCGGCCGACGGCAGGATCGTGCGGATCGAGCAGGTCGGCGAGCCGTTCACGGGGGAGCGGCGCACCTGCATCAGCATCTTCATGAACCTTTTTGACGTGCACGTGAACCGGATGCCGGTCGATGCCACCATCAAGGACATCCGCTACTATCCCGGCAAATTCTTCAACGCGTCCCTGGACAAAGCCTCCCGGGACAACGAACGCTGCGCCTATGCCCTGAAGGCCGATGACGGGGATTTCGTCATGGTACAGATCGCGGGGCTTATAGCCCGGCGCATCGTCAGTTATGCGGAGATAGGCGGCATGGGCAAAAAAGGGGAACGCATCGGCATGATCAAGTTCGGCTCCCGTGTCGATCTCTACCTTCCCCCGGACTACATGCCCCGTGTGGCGGTGGGGCAGAAGGTCTTCGCCGGCCAAAGCATCGTCGCGGCACGGCGGCAGTCTTGCAGCGCCCTGCCCTCGGAAGACAGCGAAAGGCATCCTTCCCCCGAAAGCCTGTCTGCCGAATGA
- the obgE gene encoding GTPase ObgE — translation MRFVDEATIQVRAGKGGHGCVSFRREKFVPRGGPDGGDGGRGGSVILKADSRLLSLYDFRLKRQYEARNGQPGMGSQCNGRKGEDLILGLPVGTLVYARDEMGEEYLLADLREPGMEVVAAQGGRGGMGNEHFKTSTMRAPRFAQPGEPGEERELRLELKILADAGLLGLPNAGKSTFISQVSAARPKIAAYPFTTLTPNLGVMIDEYDPDRRMVIADIPGLIEGAHEGQGLGHRFLKHVERTRFLVHILSIEDVSDDNPWAGFELINEELRRFDPELAERRQIEVINKIDLVDEERLEGLRARARADGREVFFISARDGIGIGDLVAALWKLRDEVQVHEPLHHFVEAGNVDEEEFEDIEVIYTRE, via the coding sequence ATGCGTTTTGTGGACGAAGCTACCATCCAGGTCCGGGCCGGCAAGGGCGGCCACGGCTGCGTGTCTTTCCGGCGTGAAAAGTTCGTGCCCCGCGGCGGGCCGGACGGCGGTGACGGCGGCAGGGGCGGTTCCGTCATCCTCAAGGCGGACAGCCGCCTGCTTTCCCTCTACGACTTCCGCCTCAAGCGCCAGTACGAGGCCCGCAACGGCCAGCCCGGCATGGGCAGCCAGTGCAACGGCCGCAAGGGCGAGGACCTCATCCTGGGCCTGCCCGTGGGCACCCTGGTCTATGCCCGCGACGAGATGGGCGAGGAATACCTGCTGGCCGACCTGCGCGAGCCCGGCATGGAAGTGGTGGCCGCCCAGGGCGGTCGCGGCGGCATGGGCAACGAGCATTTCAAGACGTCCACCATGCGCGCCCCGCGTTTCGCCCAGCCCGGCGAGCCCGGCGAGGAACGCGAGCTGCGCCTGGAACTGAAGATCCTGGCCGACGCCGGTCTGCTGGGCCTGCCCAACGCGGGCAAGTCCACCTTCATCTCGCAGGTCTCGGCGGCGCGGCCCAAGATCGCGGCCTATCCCTTCACCACCCTGACCCCCAACCTGGGCGTCATGATCGACGAATACGATCCTGACCGCCGCATGGTCATCGCCGACATCCCCGGCCTCATCGAGGGCGCCCACGAAGGCCAGGGCCTGGGCCACCGCTTCCTCAAGCATGTGGAGCGCACCCGCTTTCTGGTGCACATCCTCAGCATCGAGGACGTGAGCGACGACAACCCCTGGGCCGGTTTCGAGCTCATCAACGAGGAGCTGCGCCGCTTCGACCCCGAACTGGCCGAACGCCGCCAGATCGAGGTCATCAACAAGATCGACCTGGTGGACGAGGAGCGTCTGGAAGGGCTGCGGGCCCGCGCCCGTGCCGACGGCCGCGAGGTCTTCTTCATCTCGGCCCGTGACGGCATCGGCATCGGGGATCTGGTGGCCGCGCTCTGGAAGCTGCGCGACGAAGTGCAGGTGCACGAGCCCCTGCACCACTTCGTGGAAGCCGGGAACGTGGACGAAGAGGAGTTCGAGGACATCGAAGTCATCTACACCCGCGAGTGA
- the rplU gene encoding 50S ribosomal protein L21 gives MYAIIETGGKQYRVEEGSKIVVEKLAGEAGSEIKLDKVLMLGGADVKVGAPYVENAAVTAEVVEQGRGAKVMVFKRWRRNDSRKLRGHRQDCTTIRVKSING, from the coding sequence ATGTACGCTATTATTGAAACGGGCGGCAAACAGTACCGCGTCGAAGAAGGTTCCAAGATCGTTGTGGAAAAGCTCGCTGGCGAAGCCGGCAGCGAAATCAAGCTGGACAAGGTGCTGATGCTTGGCGGCGCCGACGTGAAAGTGGGCGCTCCCTATGTGGAAAACGCTGCCGTGACCGCCGAAGTGGTGGAACAGGGCCGCGGCGCCAAGGTCATGGTGTTCAAGCGCTGGCGTCGTAACGACTCGCGCAAGCTGCGCGGTCATCGTCAGGACTGCACCACCATCCGCGTCAAAAGCATTAACGGCTAG
- the rpmA gene encoding 50S ribosomal protein L27 has product MAHKKAGGSSRNGRDSAGQRRGVKRFGGQNVLAGNIIVRQLGTKIYPGTNVGMGRDYTLFAKVDGVVRFEKYIRKRRVLTRVHVEAPVAE; this is encoded by the coding sequence ATGGCTCATAAGAAAGCAGGCGGCTCTTCGCGTAACGGCCGCGACAGTGCGGGCCAAAGACGCGGCGTGAAGCGCTTTGGCGGCCAGAACGTGCTGGCTGGCAACATCATCGTGCGTCAGCTCGGCACCAAGATCTATCCCGGCACCAACGTGGGCATGGGCAGGGACTACACCCTGTTCGCCAAGGTTGACGGCGTGGTGCGTTTTGAAAAGTACATCCGCAAGCGTCGCGTGCTCACCCGCGTGCATGTGGAAGCCCCCGTTGCCGAATAA
- a CDS encoding ester cyclase — protein MSPEENKAVVKKFYQLIEENNYDALKDLCHPDFRFYSQIDHPLSADEFIRQEKNHMDACPGFTMRIHNMFAEGDKVACYLVYEGVHTRPFLGLPPTNKKVRFSLMFMITLKDGKFLEKRAHYDGADILRQHGTDFLCPSLV, from the coding sequence ATGTCCCCTGAAGAAAACAAAGCTGTCGTCAAAAAGTTCTATCAGCTCATCGAAGAGAACAACTACGATGCGCTGAAGGACCTGTGCCACCCTGATTTCCGCTTCTACTCCCAGATAGACCATCCCCTTTCGGCCGATGAGTTCATCCGGCAGGAAAAGAACCATATGGACGCCTGCCCGGGCTTTACCATGCGCATCCACAACATGTTTGCGGAAGGCGACAAGGTGGCCTGCTATCTGGTCTATGAAGGGGTCCACACCAGGCCTTTTCTCGGCCTCCCGCCCACGAACAAAAAGGTGCGTTTTTCCCTGATGTTCATGATCACGCTCAAGGACGGGAAATTCCTTGAGAAACGGGCCCACTATGACGGCGCCGACATCCTGAGGCAGCACGGGACGGACTTTTTGTGTCCGTCACTCGTGTAG